The following coding sequences lie in one Glycine soja cultivar W05 chromosome 16, ASM419377v2, whole genome shotgun sequence genomic window:
- the LOC114389544 gene encoding F-box/LRR-repeat protein 4-like — translation MENSLYDELLQEIFQKLPSSSSSSVSLVCKRWLRLHRSSTTSLSLRLTTPHFSLIPSLSSFLSHHPFLSSLSLSLSPPLFSLSPHLLSLIISPFSNLLSLSLTPAPVSLSSLLSLSASCPRLNSLRITLPRPVFLNWLLSFPCLKELSITFSSDDEESHDFDSDSDFELGLGLESICLVGIRSDDWGVGWLWRRCRKLKKLRLQSCQGIGGSYSSFLKSLQGLEEIELRTCRTVVYAVLLELVEHCTSLSSLLVHDGGSKEGLLQFFTQCRCNVRKIDLRLPLDLNNHHLSEMARNFEGLTSVRLQSCCLVSGEGLKALAAALKGLEELALVNCDVVETEPGLLATLGQHLRKLKMLDLSHNEMLHDKEFVSMTVSCVHLIDLKVRGCKGLTSFAMASILRSCKQLQNVDVVNCSGIHSEAVELFVKNCCRLRRMEVEGSKLSDAAKMWAASKFIEVVVV, via the coding sequence ATGGAGAACAGTTTATACGATGAACTACTGCAAGAAATCTTCCAGAAACTTCCCTCATCATCCTCGTCCTCCGTCTCCCTCGTCTGCAAGCGGTGGCTCCGCCTCCACCGTTCCTCCACAACCTCCCTCTCTCTCCGCCTCACAACCCCTCACTTCTCTCTCATCCCTTCTCTCTCCTCCTTCCTCTCCCACCACCCTTTCCTctcctccctctctctctccctctccccacccctcttctctctctccccaCACCTCCTCTCGCTCATCATCTCTCCCTTTTCCAACCTCCTCTCGCTCTCTCTCACCCCCGCACCCGTTTCTCTCTCCTCCCTACTCTCTCTCTCCGCCTCCTGCCCCCGCTTAAATTCCCTCCGCATCACCCTCCCGAGACCTGTTTTTCTCAACTGGCTCCTCTCCTTCCCCTGCCTCAAGGAATTGTCAATTACTTTCTCTTCTGATGATGAAGAAAGTCATGATTTTGATTCCGATTCTGATTTTGAATTGGGGTTGGGGTTGGAGAGTATTTGTTTGGTGGGGATTCGCAGCGACGATTGGGGTGTGGGTTGGTTATGGAGAAGATGTAGAAAGCTTAAGAAACTAAGGCTTCAGAGTTGCCAGGGGATAGGAGGGTCTTATTCGTCTTTTCTCAAGTCCTTGCAAGGTCTCGAGGAAATTGAGCTGAGAACTTGCAGGACTGTGGTTTATGCTGTTCTCTTAGAACTTGTGGAGCATTGTACCTCCTTGAGTTCCCTCTTAGTTCATGATGGTGGAAGCAAAGAGGGATTACTCCAGTTCTTTACTCAGTGTAGGTGTAATGTACGAAAAATCGATCTTCGTTTGCCTCTAGACCTCAACAACCACCATCTCTCAGAGATGGCGAGGAATTTCGAGGGGCTAACGAGCGTTAGGCTTCAGAGCTGTTGCCTCGTTAGCGGCGAGGGCTTGAAGGCCCTCGCCGCAGCGTTGAAAGGCCTGGAAGAATTGGCGCTTGTTAACTGTGACGTGGTTGAAACAGAACCGGGTCTGCTTGCCACATTGGGGCAGCATTTGAGGAAATTGAAGATGCTCGACTTGTCGCACAACGAAATGCTGCACGACAAGGAGTTCGTTTCGATGACGGTTTCGTGCGTTCATTTGATTGACTTGAAGGTGAGAGGATGCAAGGGGCTCACCAGTTTTGCCATGGCTTCCATTCTCAGGAGCTGCAAGCAGCTCCAGAATGTGGATGTTGTCAACTGCTCCGGGATTCACTCTGAGGCTGTTGAGTTGTTTGTTAAGAATTGTTGTCGTTTGAGAAGAATGGAGGTTGAGGGGAGCAAGCTCTCTGATGCTGCGAAAATGTGGGCGGCGAGTAAGTTTATTGAAGTTGTTGTTGTGTAG